AACTGAACTCTGCACCTCAGTATCAAATGTATCTGCCACCTTTATCAGCATATCCTCAAGCTTACCTGTCTCCTCCCCCACCTTTATCATGTGTATGGCAAGCGGCGGGAAGACCATGCTCTCGCGAAGCGGGTCAGATATTCCGCCGCCTTCTTTAACCCTCTTGTGAATCCCCTCCATTGCCTTTGCTACAACAGAATTTGTAATTGTATCCTTTGTTATAAATAGTGACTGGAGTATAGGGACACCGCTCCTGACAAGCGTTCCGAGTGTCCTTGCAAACCTTGACACCTCTATCTTCCTCTGAAGCGAGCCTATAAGGGGTATTTTTAATTTAAGTGAATCCCATTTAAACTTACCTTCCTCTGTATTCAAATAGCCTCTTATAAAAATTCCAATGAATACAAAACCTAATATTATAAGCCACCAATAGTTTGTCACAAAAAAACTCACATTGAGGAGTATCTGCGTTGATATAGGCATTGCCTGTCCCATGTCAGAGAATATCTTTGCGAATTTTGGTATGACAAATGTCAGCAGGATTGTTACCGCCCCTCCGCCAATA
This portion of the Nitrospirota bacterium genome encodes:
- a CDS encoding type II secretion system F family protein, translating into MPVFVYQATDRTGKLVEGTIEAKDESLVVNRLHGLQLLPIKVEKEGVSKSLSLNFSLPAIFTGVSRKELMSFTQQLATLSNSGLPLDRSLSILTELQEGKRFKSILDNVQKNVHGGSTFADALSKYPRVFSKLYVSMVKAGEEGGVLEVILLRLAQFLESSEQLKDNIRSALVYPTLLTIIGGGAVTILLTFVIPKFAKIFSDMGQAMPISTQILLNVSFFVTNYWWLIILGFVFIGIFIRGYLNTEEGKFKWDSLKLKIPLIGSLQRKIEVSRFARTLGTLVRSGVPILQSLFITKDTITNSVVAKAMEGIHKRVKEGGGISDPLRESMVFPPLAIHMIKVGEETGKLEDMLIKVADTFDTEVQSSV